Proteins from a genomic interval of Kozakia baliensis:
- a CDS encoding DNA alkylation repair protein encodes MSTSAMKDIFDLALVREIAAALLVADASFDADAFVACSMDGLSRLELTGRAAHIADALHDYLPEQFSEAAAVIEASLGPELPVTGEIGRAALRYMPHVLFVQKYGIDDFESAMRIQAELTRRFTAEFSIRAFLVKYPERTYEQMLAWADDDDAHLRRLASEGTRPRLPWAPRLCAFQKDPRPVLELLERLRDDPVLYVRRSVANNLNDIAKDHPALVIETCRRWMKNSSAERTWTVRRALRSLVTASNRDAISILGGTYNPSVCLSGITVTPQRVTLGGAAQVSFELENTARQSQHLLIGYAVHFVNAYKTTRAKVFKLRSRTMQPGEKVTLSFTVSLATMTTRRHFPGYHRIDAIINGETHPLGGFDLIA; translated from the coding sequence ATGAGCACCTCCGCCATGAAAGACATATTCGATCTGGCGCTCGTGCGCGAGATTGCCGCCGCACTGCTTGTCGCGGATGCATCTTTTGATGCCGATGCCTTCGTCGCGTGTTCGATGGACGGTCTGAGCAGGCTGGAGCTGACCGGTCGTGCCGCACATATTGCCGACGCCCTGCATGACTATCTGCCTGAGCAGTTTAGTGAAGCCGCTGCCGTCATCGAAGCCTCGCTCGGCCCCGAATTGCCGGTGACTGGCGAAATCGGGCGTGCTGCGCTCCGTTATATGCCGCATGTCCTGTTCGTCCAGAAATACGGGATTGACGATTTTGAGTCTGCCATGCGGATTCAGGCTGAACTCACCAGGCGGTTCACCGCCGAATTCAGCATCCGTGCTTTTCTGGTAAAATATCCCGAACGAACCTATGAGCAAATGCTCGCATGGGCCGATGACGATGACGCGCATCTGCGCCGTCTGGCTTCGGAAGGGACACGACCACGTTTGCCATGGGCGCCTCGCCTGTGCGCGTTTCAGAAGGACCCGCGCCCAGTGCTTGAACTGCTGGAACGACTCAGGGACGACCCTGTCCTTTACGTCAGGCGTTCGGTTGCAAACAATCTGAACGATATTGCCAAAGACCATCCGGCTCTGGTCATCGAAACCTGTCGTCGGTGGATGAAAAATTCCTCTGCGGAGCGCACCTGGACTGTTCGCCGAGCGCTTCGCTCGCTCGTCACTGCGAGCAACCGGGATGCAATCTCCATCCTGGGAGGGACTTACAATCCATCGGTGTGTCTGTCGGGCATAACCGTTACGCCGCAACGCGTCACTCTGGGTGGCGCCGCGCAGGTATCGTTCGAACTCGAAAACACAGCCCGACAGAGCCAGCACCTGCTGATCGGCTATGCCGTGCATTTCGTGAACGCCTATAAGACTACACGTGCAAAGGTCTTCAAACTGCGTTCCCGCACGATGCAGCCCGGGGAAAAAGTCACGTTGAGCTTCACAGTATCTCTGGCGACCATGACAACGCGCCGTCATTTCCCCGGATACCATCGCATCGACGCCATCATCAACGGAGAGACCCATCCCCTTGGTGGCTTCGATCTGATAGCCTGA
- a CDS encoding IS6 family transposase, with product MSAGSVSYKRHRFPSELIAHAVWLYFRFPLSFRLIEEMLLKRGIVVSYETIRRWSLKFGVAFARSLRRKAARPGDIWHLDEVRVVIHGRPHWLWRAVDQDGYVLDEILQTRRNTKAARRLLTRLLKKQGIRPARLVTDKLGSYGAARRKLRLTARHLSHKGLNNRAENSHLPLRKRERVMQKFRSPGGCQRFVFVFSAVRNLFVPPHSIDNALSRHIHRIRAFVQWNNATALTA from the coding sequence ATGAGTGCTGGATCTGTGAGCTACAAACGACATCGTTTTCCGAGTGAGCTGATCGCGCATGCGGTATGGCTGTATTTCCGGTTTCCCCTGAGCTTTCGTCTGATTGAGGAGATGCTGCTCAAACGCGGGATTGTCGTGTCGTATGAGACGATCCGCCGGTGGAGCCTAAAATTTGGAGTGGCCTTTGCCCGCTCGCTGCGCCGTAAGGCCGCCAGACCCGGGGATATCTGGCATCTCGACGAGGTCCGGGTCGTGATCCATGGCCGGCCACACTGGCTGTGGCGCGCCGTCGATCAGGACGGTTACGTTCTCGACGAAATCCTGCAGACCCGAAGGAACACCAAAGCCGCAAGGCGACTGCTGACGCGGCTGCTGAAAAAGCAGGGTATCCGGCCCGCGCGCTTGGTCACCGACAAGCTGGGCTCTTACGGGGCGGCCAGACGTAAACTGAGGCTCACGGCCCGGCATCTATCCCACAAGGGCCTGAACAACAGGGCGGAGAACAGCCATCTGCCACTGCGAAAACGCGAACGGGTCATGCAGAAATTCCGCTCACCTGGGGGATGCCAGCGCTTCGTCTTCGTTTTCTCCGCCGTCCGCAACCTCTTCGTCCCGCCCCACTCCATCGACAATGCCCTCTCCCGGCACATCCACCGGATCAGGGCTTTCGTCCAGTGGAACAACGCTACCGCGCTTACCGCCTGA
- a CDS encoding alpha/beta fold hydrolase, translating to MPYITTNDGVRLYYEEKGQGRPLLMIHGWTFSNRFFYKNIEPLSEHARVITIDLRGHGQSDKPSHGYRISRLAADLRAFLSVLDLQDVTVLGWSLGCPVIWSYLELFGQEQIRDAIFVQQTPRQYYTPNWKLGHAACYDQAGLTFTQQQLTLNSDAFDEQNLTSCLQHTLPQEERDILLKEMKKCPTYARSALMEDHTVHDWRDLLPHLEIPALVMVARKDKVLNPDGPAWVAKNMPNAQAVTFEDSAHMLFIDEAEKFNRSVLSYLNR from the coding sequence GTGCCATATATCACAACAAATGATGGCGTCCGGTTGTATTACGAGGAAAAAGGACAGGGCCGTCCTTTGCTCATGATCCATGGATGGACGTTTAGTAATCGGTTTTTTTATAAAAATATTGAGCCGCTCTCTGAACACGCACGCGTGATTACCATAGACCTCCGCGGTCATGGTCAGTCCGATAAACCAAGTCATGGTTACCGTATCTCACGCCTCGCGGCCGATCTGCGAGCTTTTCTATCTGTCCTCGATTTGCAAGACGTTACCGTTTTGGGATGGTCCCTCGGCTGTCCGGTTATTTGGAGTTATCTCGAACTCTTTGGGCAAGAACAAATACGCGATGCTATCTTTGTGCAACAAACACCAAGACAATATTACACACCCAATTGGAAGTTAGGTCACGCTGCCTGCTACGATCAAGCAGGACTGACATTTACGCAGCAGCAACTAACTTTAAACTCTGACGCGTTTGATGAGCAAAACCTTACAAGTTGTCTTCAACACACTCTCCCTCAAGAAGAAAGGGATATTCTCCTTAAAGAGATGAAGAAGTGCCCAACGTATGCAAGATCGGCCCTGATGGAAGATCATACCGTGCATGACTGGCGCGATCTTCTACCCCATCTAGAAATACCTGCTCTGGTGATGGTGGCAAGAAAGGACAAAGTTTTAAATCCTGATGGTCCTGCGTGGGTCGCAAAAAACATGCCTAACGCTCAAGCGGTCACCTTTGAGGACAGTGCGCATATGCTTTTTATCGATGAAGCGGAAAAATTTAACCGTTCTGTTCTTTCATACCTCAATCGTTAA
- a CDS encoding IS110 family RNA-guided transposase has translation MTDTMIGVDLAKTVFQIHAASLTGELLFRKKVRRPQFLQFMASQPPALVVMEACGSAHYWARELMNAGHEVKLIAPQYVRPFVKRQKNDAADAEAIVIAARQPEMRFVMPKSEDQQARAVLFRCRDRLVHQRTELVNALRATLYEFGLIVPKGIAHLKRMEEFVEDESVSLPTLVRKECRDLLEQIDEQLARIMEKTRAMVGLSEESGVAQRLETMPGVGPLTALAVEAFAPSMESFRSGRDFAAWLGLVPRQFSSGGKERLGRVSKAGQADIRRLLIIGAMTRVNWASRKPPLPGTWMARMLARKPRMLVAIALANKMARTIWAMLTKQENYRDPVLSAAA, from the coding sequence ATGACGGATACAATGATTGGGGTGGATCTGGCAAAGACAGTCTTCCAGATTCACGCGGCATCGCTGACGGGCGAATTGCTGTTTCGCAAGAAGGTTCGTCGCCCGCAGTTTCTGCAGTTCATGGCGAGTCAACCGCCGGCACTTGTAGTGATGGAGGCGTGTGGCAGCGCCCATTACTGGGCGCGGGAACTGATGAACGCTGGGCACGAGGTGAAACTGATCGCACCGCAATATGTGCGTCCGTTCGTCAAGCGCCAGAAGAATGACGCAGCCGACGCAGAAGCGATCGTGATCGCGGCCCGCCAGCCGGAGATGCGTTTCGTGATGCCAAAGAGCGAGGACCAGCAGGCGCGTGCTGTTCTGTTCCGCTGCCGCGACCGGCTGGTCCATCAACGGACCGAACTCGTCAATGCACTGCGCGCGACGCTTTATGAGTTCGGCCTGATCGTGCCAAAGGGCATTGCTCATCTTAAACGCATGGAGGAATTCGTCGAAGACGAGAGCGTGTCGCTCCCGACGCTCGTCCGGAAGGAATGCCGCGATCTTCTGGAGCAGATCGATGAGCAGTTGGCTCGGATCATGGAAAAGACCCGCGCCATGGTCGGGCTTTCGGAAGAAAGCGGTGTGGCGCAGCGCTTGGAGACGATGCCTGGTGTCGGACCGTTGACCGCACTGGCCGTTGAGGCCTTTGCCCCTTCTATGGAGAGCTTCCGTAGTGGGCGCGATTTCGCAGCATGGCTCGGCCTTGTCCCCCGGCAGTTTTCGTCCGGCGGTAAGGAGCGGCTGGGCCGGGTCTCGAAAGCCGGTCAGGCCGATATCCGACGTTTGCTGATCATCGGCGCCATGACGCGTGTGAACTGGGCGAGCCGCAAGCCGCCTCTGCCCGGCACCTGGATGGCACGGATGCTGGCCCGCAAGCCCCGTATGCTTGTGGCGATCGCCCTGGCGAACAAGATGGCGCGGACAATCTGGGCCATGCTGACGAAGCAAGAGAATTATCGGGATCCGGTTCTGTCCGCCGCAGCATGA
- a CDS encoding Y-family DNA polymerase, with the protein MTTRRFLSVWLPLWRTDLWRRRHPDICISSGLVLQAHDGRKPVVLAADATAQGRGIRAGMTLAHAQSLAPDLQVAPATPDRDDEALLRFADWCFGFSPIVAPDRLDGLWIDTTGCDHLQGGEAPMLEALRGQIAERGYAVRLALADTPGAAQAVARFGRDAVSIVPPGDQRNALRLLPIAALRIETTRVADLRRLGLRTVGALLEAPRAPLVRRFGTEVMTRLDQALGHLREPLQPLQPRDVIQARRGFVEPIGTAEAIGTVIDTLTPEICVALSQRGLGARWVDLHCHRVDDTVQIVRVGLAAPVNDVGHLARLLHERIETIEPGFGIEAMRLFVTCAERLNAGRQVASLLTTTGSSSQDADLACLVDRLRNRVGPDKVVWLEPRAAHWPEHAQRIRRVEERPTGARGEEAGIFLAHERPPRPVRLFSPPTPVSVTSLLPDGAPMQFVWQGRPRRIRAADGPERLHGDWWGEDGKLGAVRDYWVAEDELGERFWLFRRGDGVHDWSGDRAWFLHGLF; encoded by the coding sequence ATGACGACGCGACGCTTCCTCTCCGTCTGGCTTCCCCTCTGGCGGACCGATCTGTGGCGTCGCCGACACCCCGACATCTGCATCTCGTCCGGTCTGGTTCTGCAGGCGCATGACGGTCGCAAGCCAGTCGTTCTGGCGGCGGATGCGACAGCGCAAGGGCGGGGCATCCGCGCGGGCATGACGCTCGCGCACGCGCAAAGTCTCGCGCCGGACCTGCAGGTGGCTCCGGCCACGCCGGACCGCGATGACGAAGCACTTTTGCGTTTTGCCGATTGGTGTTTTGGCTTCTCGCCGATCGTGGCCCCCGACCGGCTGGACGGCCTCTGGATCGACACCACAGGATGCGATCACCTGCAGGGTGGTGAGGCGCCGATGCTGGAGGCGCTGCGCGGACAGATCGCTGAGCGGGGATATGCGGTGCGTCTTGCCCTTGCCGACACGCCCGGCGCGGCACAGGCCGTGGCGCGGTTCGGCCGCGACGCGGTCTCGATCGTGCCGCCGGGCGATCAGCGCAACGCCCTTCGGCTCCTGCCGATCGCCGCCCTGCGGATCGAAACCACGAGGGTGGCCGACTTACGCCGTCTCGGGCTGCGCACGGTCGGCGCCCTGCTCGAGGCCCCGCGTGCGCCTCTGGTGCGGCGTTTCGGCACGGAGGTCATGACGCGCCTCGATCAGGCGCTCGGCCACCTGCGCGAGCCGCTTCAACCGCTTCAGCCCCGCGACGTCATTCAGGCGCGGCGCGGCTTCGTCGAGCCGATCGGCACCGCTGAGGCGATCGGCACCGTCATCGACACGCTGACCCCCGAAATCTGCGTCGCCCTGAGCCAACGCGGGCTCGGTGCACGTTGGGTGGATCTACACTGCCACCGCGTCGATGACACGGTGCAGATCGTGCGCGTCGGCCTGGCTGCCCCGGTGAACGATGTCGGGCATCTCGCGCGCCTACTGCACGAGCGCATCGAGACGATCGAGCCGGGTTTCGGCATCGAGGCGATGCGCTTGTTCGTCACCTGCGCCGAACGCCTGAACGCAGGGCGACAAGTCGCCAGTCTTTTGACCACCACCGGTTCTTCGTCTCAAGACGCCGATCTGGCTTGTCTGGTCGATCGGCTGCGCAATCGGGTTGGCCCCGACAAGGTGGTCTGGCTTGAGCCAAGAGCCGCGCATTGGCCGGAACACGCCCAGCGTATCCGGCGCGTCGAGGAACGTCCGACCGGGGCTCGCGGAGAAGAAGCAGGTATTTTTCTTGCTCACGAGAGACCGCCGCGCCCCGTGCGCCTGTTTTCTCCGCCCACCCCGGTTTCCGTCACCAGCCTGCTGCCGGATGGCGCGCCGATGCAGTTCGTCTGGCAGGGCCGGCCACGCCGGATCCGCGCCGCCGACGGACCCGAGCGGCTGCATGGCGATTGGTGGGGCGAGGACGGCAAGCTGGGCGCGGTCCGCGACTATTGGGTGGCCGAGGACGAGCTGGGCGAACGGTTCTGGCTGTTCCGGCGCGGGGACGGTGTGCATGACTGGTCCGGCGACCGGGCCTGGTTCCTGCATGGGCTGTTCTGA
- a CDS encoding IS481 family transposase, whose translation MLQIHPQARTTPAVRAEIARSSEPTSVLARRYGISDETVRKWRRRGSDACQDRSSRPWRLAWKASEEERAIVCQLRRSTGFGLDDLTFVLRHFLPHLNRDNIWRILKDAGLNRLPPVPKAGPVRGQGKFRDYDPGYVHIDVKHLPKLQTADGDRRKRFLYVAIDRCSRSVHLAVYDAENADNSVDFLNAVKSAFPFRITHILTDRGSCFTADDFEKACHDMGIDRRRTKAYSPQTNGMVERFNGRVATEVLQVCVSNHEDLEILLRGFCFAYNHRPQRVLGGIAPAQCIISWLEKHPASRNQDYIKPAGRDIMKQVDEILDYANDVFCGCRP comes from the coding sequence ATGCTTCAGATCCACCCACAGGCACGCACGACACCGGCTGTCCGGGCTGAGATAGCTCGTTCGTCAGAACCGACATCCGTGCTCGCCAGACGCTACGGGATCAGCGATGAAACAGTCCGCAAGTGGCGCAGGCGTGGTTCGGACGCCTGTCAGGACCGCAGCAGCCGTCCCTGGAGGCTGGCCTGGAAAGCCTCGGAGGAGGAGCGCGCCATTGTCTGTCAGCTTCGGCGTTCTACCGGTTTTGGTCTGGATGATCTGACCTTTGTCTTACGGCATTTCCTGCCGCATCTGAACCGGGACAATATCTGGCGGATACTGAAAGACGCCGGATTGAACAGGCTGCCTCCTGTTCCAAAGGCCGGACCAGTTCGGGGACAGGGAAAGTTCCGCGATTACGATCCCGGTTATGTCCATATCGATGTGAAACATCTGCCAAAATTACAGACAGCAGATGGGGACCGGCGGAAACGTTTTCTGTATGTCGCCATCGATCGCTGTTCCCGTTCAGTGCACCTGGCTGTTTATGACGCGGAAAATGCGGATAATTCCGTTGATTTCCTCAATGCCGTCAAATCGGCCTTTCCTTTCCGGATCACCCATATCCTGACCGATCGTGGCTCCTGCTTTACAGCGGACGACTTCGAAAAAGCCTGTCATGACATGGGAATCGACCGACGCCGGACCAAGGCTTACTCCCCTCAGACCAATGGAATGGTGGAACGCTTCAATGGCCGTGTCGCTACAGAAGTACTGCAGGTCTGTGTCTCAAACCATGAAGATCTGGAAATTCTGCTCAGAGGCTTCTGTTTCGCCTACAATCATCGCCCGCAGCGTGTTCTGGGCGGCATCGCTCCCGCCCAATGCATCATCTCATGGCTTGAAAAACATCCCGCGTCACGTAATCAAGACTATATCAAACCGGCTGGTCGTGACATCATGAAACAGGTCGACGAAATCCTTGATTACGCCAATGACGTCTTCTGTGGTTGCCGTCCGTAG
- a CDS encoding OB-fold nucleic acid binding domain-containing protein: MRRHPVSFLRNALTRRGMIACADLTRTRDGQRVRLGGLVLMRQRPGTAKGVMFMTIEDESGVANLIFWKDRIEAQRPIVIGAGMIGVTGILQREGEVLHVIAKEVEDLTPLLATVGQSVAVKGQAENDRAIAVKARDFR; the protein is encoded by the coding sequence TTGCGCCGTCATCCTGTCTCGTTCCTGCGTAACGCTCTGACGCGACGCGGCATGATCGCCTGTGCGGATCTCACGCGCACGCGCGACGGCCAGCGTGTGCGTCTCGGTGGTCTGGTGCTGATGCGTCAGCGACCGGGCACCGCCAAGGGCGTCATGTTCATGACGATTGAAGACGAAAGCGGCGTCGCCAACCTGATTTTCTGGAAAGACCGGATCGAGGCGCAGCGCCCGATTGTCATCGGCGCCGGTATGATCGGCGTGACGGGTATCCTCCAGCGCGAGGGCGAGGTGCTTCATGTCATCGCCAAGGAAGTAGAGGATCTGACGCCCTTGCTGGCGACCGTCGGTCAGTCTGTGGCGGTGAAAGGGCAAGCGGAGAATGACAGGGCGATTGCGGTTAAAGCACGGGATTTCCGATGA
- a CDS encoding ImuA family protein, translating to MAQKTHDTLTLLREQVARLERPPIAPHVSETLPTGTPAIDAHLGGGLRRGTVHEIVGTGADHAIGVRPTRFVASILARATGPIVWVRGAGTDLCLAGLRQLGLSPGRLILVETTPEQVAALAEDILRERGICAMVADITAPMTLTATRRLQLAAEKSGATGFLIHQAKADGRRGKPPPLPASACQTRWRVGAAPCVLPFSPSCRTPLPGPARWQVDLLRQRGGPAASWTLEISDDDATLPLRLASPLADRSVASPTPRHLHLVRSGSAGA from the coding sequence ATGGCGCAAAAAACCCACGACACCCTGACGCTATTGCGCGAGCAAGTGGCGCGCCTCGAGCGCCCGCCGATCGCCCCTCATGTCTCGGAAACTTTGCCGACCGGCACGCCCGCGATCGATGCCCATCTGGGCGGCGGATTGCGGCGGGGAACGGTGCATGAAATCGTGGGCACCGGCGCCGATCACGCGATCGGCGTCCGACCGACCCGCTTCGTCGCCTCCATCCTCGCCCGTGCGACGGGTCCCATCGTCTGGGTGCGCGGGGCTGGCACCGATCTTTGTCTTGCGGGCCTGCGTCAACTCGGTCTTTCGCCCGGCCGCTTGATTTTGGTGGAAACCACACCGGAGCAAGTGGCGGCGCTCGCCGAAGACATTCTGCGCGAGCGCGGTATTTGCGCCATGGTCGCGGATATCACCGCGCCGATGACGCTCACCGCAACCCGACGTCTTCAACTCGCCGCCGAGAAGAGCGGCGCCACCGGTTTCCTGATCCATCAAGCCAAGGCCGACGGGCGGCGCGGCAAACCACCCCCTCTTCCCGCTTCCGCCTGCCAAACCCGCTGGCGGGTCGGTGCGGCCCCTTGTGTGCTGCCGTTTAGCCCTTCCTGCCGTACGCCCCTCCCCGGCCCAGCGCGCTGGCAGGTCGATCTCCTGCGTCAGCGCGGCGGACCGGCGGCCTCCTGGACACTCGAGATTTCCGATGACGACGCGACGCTTCCTCTCCGTCTGGCTTCCCCTCTGGCGGACCGATCTGTGGCGTCGCCGACACCCCGACATCTGCATCTCGTCCGGTCTGGTTCTGCAGGCGCATGA
- a CDS encoding nuclear transport factor 2 family protein, whose product MNTKNIPLREYQNIQDTLGRYVEALRTGNIEMLSGVFHKDVVTHGIVDGELVGGTGNLAAEFIRINGPSPDIASHIDVLDITPVTAVARIIIENDATGSDCCEYVNLIKTEGKWSVFSKAFLQFDK is encoded by the coding sequence GTGAACACAAAGAACATACCGTTACGTGAATACCAAAATATTCAAGATACTCTCGGAAGATATGTCGAAGCCTTGCGCACAGGCAACATTGAGATGCTGTCCGGTGTCTTTCACAAGGACGTCGTGACGCACGGCATAGTTGACGGGGAGCTTGTGGGGGGAACTGGCAATCTGGCGGCTGAATTTATCAGGATCAACGGGCCATCCCCGGACATCGCATCTCATATCGACGTCCTCGACATAACCCCCGTTACAGCGGTCGCACGCATTATTATCGAGAACGACGCCACCGGCTCCGACTGTTGCGAATATGTCAATCTGATCAAAACAGAAGGAAAGTGGTCTGTATTCTCCAAAGCCTTCCTGCAGTTTGATAAGTGA
- a CDS encoding transposase yields the protein MGIFPNEASIVRLIAAVLLEANDEWQIQVRYMQTEPMAALMSPAINAQPAQISTDAA from the coding sequence GTGGGCATCTTTCCCAACGAGGCTTCCATCGTCCGCCTGATCGCCGCCGTGCTGCTGGAAGCCAACGACGAATGGCAAATCCAGGTCCGATACATGCAGACCGAGCCCATGGCAGCTCTCATGAGCCCCGCAATCAATGCTCAACCAGCACAGATTTCCACCGACGCCGCGTGA
- a CDS encoding sugar phosphate isomerase/epimerase family protein: protein MSNDQKMPFLFGMNEFTTQPWSFEEDVARYKALGVDAIEICEAKLDRSRAGEQIEFASETGLIISAIQPAVRTFFGSKMVPSPFEPNARADAFEYSLKSLAPYAPGSVFICNTGAPPNGNIQFVLDETIRYLRRLCPIALDLGVSLALEPLNPVSMNLESAICTIAQTMDIIDGVGHPAIGLCLDYWNIWQEDNVEAQISRAGSKISVLQASDWRVPLSGADRLIPGDGSIPLGTLLRATHDAGYRGACTVEIFSDGVPDSLYRDDLQQVIQKSRLGLEDAWENIPR, encoded by the coding sequence ATGTCAAACGATCAAAAAATGCCATTCCTGTTCGGCATGAATGAATTTACGACACAGCCGTGGTCATTCGAAGAGGATGTGGCGCGTTATAAAGCGCTCGGGGTCGACGCCATCGAGATATGCGAAGCGAAACTCGATCGTTCTCGCGCGGGCGAGCAAATTGAATTTGCCAGCGAGACGGGTTTGATAATCAGTGCGATACAACCAGCGGTGCGCACTTTTTTTGGAAGTAAAATGGTTCCTTCTCCTTTCGAGCCGAATGCCCGGGCAGATGCCTTTGAGTACAGTCTAAAAAGCTTGGCACCTTATGCACCGGGTTCAGTATTTATTTGCAACACCGGCGCGCCGCCAAATGGGAATATCCAGTTCGTTCTTGACGAAACCATCCGTTATTTGCGTAGACTTTGTCCTATTGCCCTGGATCTCGGCGTTTCGTTGGCTTTAGAACCATTGAACCCTGTTTCAATGAATCTCGAAAGCGCGATCTGCACAATCGCTCAAACTATGGACATCATCGACGGCGTTGGGCATCCAGCAATAGGTCTCTGTTTAGATTACTGGAACATCTGGCAAGAAGATAATGTCGAAGCGCAAATAAGCCGCGCGGGTTCTAAAATCAGCGTCTTGCAAGCTAGCGACTGGCGCGTTCCTCTTTCCGGTGCGGATCGATTGATTCCAGGTGACGGATCCATCCCGCTCGGGACCTTGCTTAGAGCTACCCATGACGCTGGTTACCGCGGTGCTTGCACCGTGGAAATCTTTTCGGATGGCGTCCCAGACAGCCTTTACCGAGACGATCTGCAACAAGTCATACAGAAAAGCCGTTTAGGGTTGGAAGATGCCTGGGAAAATATTCCCAGATAA